tctccaATCTTGACGCCAGCCAGCAGAATAACATCCGGCGACATCTCATAACAACATCTCCTTGTCTTTCATAATTACATTTCCGTGTTCTTACACacttttccatttcctATTCCCCCGTTTCACCCACACGTGGCCTTCCTAGCGCCCTACTCCCGTGAACAAATAAAACTTCCACAAGGTGAGCCACGCATCCTGCCTCTCTGTAGTCCGCCATGCTGCTCGCAGTGGTCTACCTAAAAAGATACCACTTTTCGTCATCTTTGACGCGTCGCGAGGCATCTTAATGACCTTGTTCgccacccttcttctcagtgTGGACTTGAGCGAAAATACTTGCCCTTGACTTGTCGAAAGTAATCCATTCGGGCAATTCATTCATGGGCCTTGCTTTGTATGTCGCCCCTGAGGTATTCCCTCGTCTGCCATCTTACTTTTATCTCCAGGGCAATCAGATAGCCCTGGGACCTGCAAATATGACAAACGTGTGGGATGCTGATTCTGCTTGTTTTTGCAGGCCGTCCACGACAGCCACTACTCGGGGAAGAGTCAAGTATATTGGAATTTGTCGGCCCAACCAAGTGAGTACATACGTGTCTATGATCGTGCATCGGACTTCTTTGCGACTCGGGTGACGTTCTCCGTcggggatggaagagggtCTCTGCTTTACATATGTTCGCGAAGACACCTTGCTGTGCTCGAGAAGGATCTCGGTATTTCCGCGCCCAGTTTGCACTTCTTTgccccatcctcttcccttcttccatctggCGCTCGGGTTATAGGTGTCTTACGAACACTTATCTTTCGCCGGAGTTACGAAGACAGCTGTGGTGAGCATTGCAAAGGTACCATGAAAGGATGGCTGGCGTGAGCCCGAGCATCTGGCACCGCAGCCGGCGCAGAATATTCTACCATGGGGTCGATGTCGGGAGTTGTGGGTGGATTAGTAAATATGATCTCGGCATTTTCTTTCCGCTTCATCTGCCAGACCACAATGTAACGGTTGCTGACGCCATTCAACAGGCTTCGTCAGCGCGACTCACAGTACAGGTCACGAAGCGTAGATCAGGTCCGTCGTTATCGCTTTGCGGATAGATGAAAGACGACGAaacatccttctttgtcttcctTTGTCCTTCAGTGATTTCCCACACCACACCGTAGTTCCTGGAACGCCCGCGCCACCTCCTTACATTCACATCTCACGTACAACATGAGCTTCGCAGCTCCCGACGACCGAGCATATTATAACTACTCCCGTGCGCCAGGCTCCGCTCACGGTCCCGGTCACGAATCTACTTCGCCTGATCAGAGActtccttcatctcatGGTTACAACAAGGGTGCATCCGCACCTAACGAATCACCTAATCAAGTATACCATCCCGAAATGGCAGGTCCTCCTGGTTCTTCCCATAGTtatcctcctcaacctaTGACGCCACTCACTGGCTCTAGCGCTTATCCACCccaacatcctccttctggtAGTTACTATCTGCCCCcgcagcaacagcaacaacaacaatcgGAACAACCTattccttcccctcctaGCAGCTCTAACCGACCTCCTTCAGCTACTGGTTATACCCCCGATGGGCAGCCTATCATCCCCGTAGGTGTGTCTGGTGGCAAAATGTTTAGGTGCAGAGGTTACGGTGATTGTGACAAGGTCTTTACAAGAAGTGAGCATTTGGCAAGGCATGTGAGGTGAGTGGCTTTTAGTGTTTGCCGATAACGATTGTACCTTGACTGATAAGTGGTTTCGCGTCCTTTGTTACCCCTGGTACCTTAATTACAAATCCAGAAAACATACCGGTGAACGTCCTTTCCCTTGTCACTGTGGCAAAGCATTCTCCAGGCTCGACAACCTACGTCAGCACGCTGCTACCGTCCACGCTGAACAGGCTCAGCTGAATGAAACCATGCTTGCTTCTCTCGCGCCTATCCACGCTGCCCTTTCTCAGCGTGCTAGCAGAGAACAACGACGAAGAGGTGAAGTTGTCGAGGTGCCTAAGGGTGCAGTCGAACGACGTCGCGAGACCCGCAAAGCCCAAGCCGCTCAAGCCGCCGCCGCTGCCCAAGCTGCTGCTACAAATGGCCACAGCCAGCAAAACTCTCCTTACGCTCAGTACCACGAATCTCAGTGGAATGCCCcccctcatcctcgaccCAGGACTAATGGCGGGTATGATTACCCTTATGTGCCTGAGCATAGTCTTAATGACGATGCTGGACCATCAAGGAGACCCAGTTCGTCTGCGGGCTATGGCTACCAACAGGGCTACTATGACTCTGCTCGACCTCCTACTGCCCCTGGGTCTGGTTCTTCTGGCGAGTCGATGTCTGGGTTGCCTTACCCCTACCGACCCATGTCTGCTTCAGGCCGTGAACTCCCCGTTCCTGCGCATTATTCCGAGTCTGAgcctcctgctcctgcccACGGCCCTCCTCCCCAGTCACCAATGTACGGCAACGTCCCTCCTGCTCAACAACAGCCTCCCAACTGGTCTTCTCCTCCGGGACACGGTACCTACCCTCCTCACGACACCGCTGCataccctcctcctcccgaAGGCTATTACCCTCCTGCACATGCTGCTCACGGCTCATATCCTCCTAGGGAAGACGTGTACGAGTACCATCCTCCAGGTTGGCAGGGCCAGTACCCTCCTGCGGCGGCTAATGGCGGACCCTACGCTCAGGGATACGGCACCGGTGCACCCCCAActgctcctccacctcacGAGTCTCCCTTCCAATACAACGTTCCCAATCCAGGCGCTGAGGGTTACCCATATCAAAACTACGACTCCCGCAAGCGTCGCGCGGAAGATGACTTTGGCAAGGATGACCGTAAACACCCCcggccatcatcatcttctaaCTCTCAACTTCCCGATAGTTCCACCCCTGCTCACGCGAACGGCGCGCACGGtgctcctcatcctcaccctcatccCGGTGCGGCACCAGGTAATGGAGCCATGGACCCTCCACGCCCGCATGATCCCAACTGGTTGCCTGCCACTACGGAGAGAAGGGGTAGTTTGGCGATCTCCGCGTTGTTAGGTAGTCCTCCCAAGGCGGTGAGGAGTAGACCCTCGACAGCTGATGGCGGTACGGCGGGTGCGCACGGGTACGAAAGTTATCATTATGACCCCCATGGTCAGGTATCCGATGATCAACAGACAGATGGGGacaaggagagggaagagaagggggaAGTGAAGAAACATGGTgataagaagaagctgtaaGGCTGAAAGGATGTGAGATTCAGGCAGTGTTGTGGatgtttttctttttttttccataTATTTCTCTTCGAGTGATACCCACTTGCGGCTTTTCGAAATGAGTGATTGATGACCCCTAATTTTacgaaggaaaggatttATTGGCTAATTGTGCGAAGTAATTTAGTTATCTAGCTATGCTATACGATTTACGGGCTTGGAGGCAGATTAGACTAAGAGCTCTCTCTCTTTTATTTTACCTTCCTAACCCCTTCATTAATCTATTTTTCGTACTTCAATTTATAGCTTTCTGGTGTTTAGATACACGATGTGATATGAATTCTCTGATTTTTATTACTGTTTTTGATACGATTGATGCATTTTGCCTCTTATTTTACACGTGGTTTGCCAAGGTTACTCAGGCTGCTGTTTGCTAAAGTGCTACAATGCTGTGCAGGTGATGGTAAAAAAGAGTAATTTTGTCCAACTCCATTCTCAAACGGCTGGCCATGTACCGCACAAAATGGTATTTGATGTACACATATGGAATAATGGTATATTGCGATACATGTCGGCTAAACCAAGAAAAGCCTTTTGCACTTCCAGGAATGGAATCCACAACTCTGGCTGATAGCAAATGATATATGGCTGAACGAGGTAAGAAAGGAAATGAACGTGTATACAATAGATCTTGCTTGGTATATAAGCCCAAACAgtctgaaaaaaaaaagttaaGAACACATACAACCGCAAAGACAACAGAAACTGCTACAAAAATCAGGAACACATAATCTGACTGAATATTCCGATGATaggaagatgacgaaggAAAACCATGGAACAAGCAAAGATACTTGACTTGGAGGGATGGTTGTGAGGCACCTTTCTAAAGATCGGCTTTCCGTaacaacttcttctttgtcctATACAAACTAAACCTAGCGCTTGTCGCTATGTCTTTCAGGTTGCGCTTCATTTGGTCTTTTGGTGTCGGTCTAAACAAGCAAAAGCATCAGCATTCCTACATTGCAAATACGATAGAGATTGGATGATGAACTTACCTCCATTcattttcccttcctcccagaTCACCATACTTCCCACCCCATTCCCTCGGTCTATAtttttctctctcatcctctgtcACTCTCAAATTTTTATCTCCGCTCGCCCATCGACTGGGGAGATAACCGCCGGCATCATCTATAACGGATGAACCAGGTTTTGAGCCAGTTAGTGACTTGGGGCGGgtaagagaagaaaagtcGTGtattgatgaagaatggcCAATAGCAGAGGAAAAACCGCCGTTGCCTGCACTGGCAAACGTGTTGAGCGCCGTGGAGGATGCATGAGACCCCTTTCGCGCTTGGAGAGCATGTGAGAATGGGCCTTTGATGACATGATCATGCGTCTTCTGCACCCTTGTGGTTTTGCCTTCTTTAGGAAAGACGATTCTCggatcatcatcctcaacgaTTTCAATCTCTGGCAAAATTCTTGCCCCGCCATTCTCTGCAAGAGCAGTGTCAACCGCGAGAGCGGTGTTGTGGCTTGCTGAAGGTGGTAACGCATGAGCAGGAGGTCCATGGCCCGAAACAAGCCGGCGTTGCTCACGCTCTTGTCGTCGTTTAGTCTGCGCAGGCGTTTCAGGGTAAATATCGTCCCTCGCCTGATGTCGCCTTTCAATCGGTCTCGGTGAGCGCATTTGACGAGTCAAATCTGCAGAGGACCTCGAAGCCGCAGATAATCCTTCTGCGGCAGAAGCAGGTGCGCCTGGCGGGCTGAGGTGGtgtgatgaggatgaaagggaaggggaacGGACGCGGAGGCTGGAGAATTGTTCGGTTGGCGGTGGGTTAGGTGAGATCGGACGTACAGGTCCGTCGAAGCCAATGATTTTGGTGGTACCATCTTTCACTTCAACTTTTGATTTTGGTTTGGGTCTTTCTACAGGAGGAGGTTCGTATTTgggtggaggcggaggtGATTTAGCTCGTGTCATTTCTGTCGACTTTTCAGGTGGTGTGCCTTCACCGGCAGAAGCAGGAAAAGCAGATGCTGTAGGAGTGCGTGAAGGGTAACCGTTGGCGAAACTCGCACCTTGCGTCGCAAAAGAGGGTGATAAAGGTGAAGGGTAGTAGTATCCCTGCTGAGATCTTGTGCGAGCCGTAACAAAGCTACCTCCTGTTGGCGGTCCGTCCTCGCTCGACCTGATTGATGGACTACCTCTAccacttccttctcgtTCTGAAAGCAAACTTTTCCGTCTAGCGACGTAAGATGAAACATCGTCCATTTGTTGCCTCTCTATTTGCAGCTTGCGTCtaacctcttcttcctctctcatATCATGACTCGGTCGTCGATAAGACGCTTGGCCGCTATCgctggaggatgatgaagaggaaccGGCGCGATGATGCCTTTCGCTCCCAAACGCGCTTCGGCGATTCGATTTTGCTCTGGTCATATCCTTGACACCAGCAAACGGGTCGTATTCGGTATCATGCAGTTTCCCATTTGAATCCATATACACCCCGGCCGCTCGACGTCCGTTTccaattgctgccgagcCATTGAAGCTGGACGTGCTGGGGCTTGGCCGTAGACTGCCAAGACCGCCTGCCGTGCGCCGAGGAGCGACGGAAGAATCAGCTTCGTCTGAAGGATGATAAGATCGATAGCCTggttggagaaggtggtCGGCCTCGGCGCGTTGACCTGCAAGGGCCTGCTCTTTCTTGATGCGGTGGGATTGGAAGGCGGATGGAAGGGGCGCAAAGTGAGAAGTGGGATGAGGATCGTACCCTAGTGATCGTCGAAGGTGTGTTTCACTTATGGCTAGTGAAAGGTCAGCAGTGTATAGATGACGTAGAGGGATACTCACGCGGACGATACGTCTTGAATCCATCGCCTTTCTTGCTCAatttttttccttgctgcgTGGATGAATAGGGGCCACTGCCGACTGCACTGAGACCTTCTGCGTCGTGATCCACGTTGGCGTAGGACCGGGATGGTTTTGAGAGGAGAGTCATTTCAGATCACGTGTGCAGACAGCGATGGAGTACTCTGTTGTGACTTGACGGGTGGTGGGTTATAGTACTGTCGACATGTGTGGTGTGGTGTGCTGTATTGAGCGATGCTGCCGAAGACGCCGTTCCTGTGCGGCATAAGCCAACGTTAAAGCCGTCCGAGGAGTGCACTGACTGGCGCGGTGCTGATGTATGCTGCGTTATATGTCCTAATATGCGTGCAGGAAATGTGTATTCCGTGGGAACGCCTTGTCGAGTAATTagtgaaggagagagaaagaagagggaagggaagagatatCGAGTCCCGCTTGGCCGAAGTGAAATCACCAACGTCACCGGCGCACCGCGAAAACATTTTGACATGCAATTACTCAATTACGTATTGGACGGAATAGGCAAGTTGAGTATTACGTAACTCGTTGGAATTATGTAATTATTCCCTATTGACGCGCACTGACCGCGTCTGACTTGTGGTTTTGTCGCAGCAGAACTGCAACAGAACATGGTCACCATAAATACGACCAACATCTTGACTGCTATAGCTTATAACGCCAATTAAGATTGGGGCACCTGCATCTCGCACCATCTGGCGATACGCACCGTCGACGTACGGCATCCCCGTGAAAGAAGTCTCGAAAAAACAGCAGCTCGCTTGGTTATCGACATTACAAGTACAATCCAGATAGAGGAGAGTGTAGCGATACACCGACGCAACTATGAAGTCACTCTTCTCTCGGTTAAAACATCTGAACGACAAGGAGAAACCGAATCCATCGTCAAgaggcaaagaaaaagagagacTGTCCATTCTCAAACCTAGATCCAGTAGTAGTGTCAGTGGTGCAACACCGCCATTGCAATCTCGAGAACATATAGAAGAACCACCAGAGGAGATTCTGGTAGGCGACTTTGAAAATCAAGTAACAGACGGGTTTACCTCTGGGCCTCCGGATACGACTGAAGAAACAAGGAACCCGATAGCCAATGTAGAGCGGAAAGTAACATTCAAATCACCGCCTCCTACGCCTGCGGCTAGTGTCGCGTTGAACTCTCGCCTGGAGTCTACGTCGAATCCACAAGAAGCGTTACCCAAGCGTATCGATTATCGACCAGATCCAATATCGCGAGCAAGCTCCTCTCGTCAATCATTtatccattccttcccccgcccctcatcctctcgCAAGGCATCACTTCCATCGCCGTCACTTCGCGGATCATCGCATACCAAACTTCACTCGGGTGTATTCAGTCCAAGTCCTTCCGAAATGAGCTTAGCTACTGGAAGCACTACTAGTTTCTTGCCTGTAGCAAACTCTTGGAGCGAGATGACAGACCCAGATTTAGTAGATAATATTGGAATGCAAGAACGCACCAGGCAAGAGGTGTTATGGGAGATTGTCAGCAGTGAAGAAAGGTGCGTCTACCAGCCGTAACATGAGCTGACAGGTAGATACTTGAACGATTTACTAGCTATAAACGAAGCATTCTGCAAGCCCCTTGTAcattcctccacctctcccCGCCTCGATTTTTTCGatcctttccaccctcttGCCCACACAAGGTCGGCCACATCCcctacttcttcatcttacGCACCTTCAATCGACGGATCTTCTATCCATTTGCCGATCGCTTCAAAATTTGCTTCCACAGCCCCCCAATTCAGATCACCGTCAGATAGTTCGACAAGTTCCGCTGCGCCATTAACACCCAATGAAGATTTGCTAGGTTTCGGATTTTGCTCTGCGCCTTCACTGGGTGCTGGTCTTGGATTTAACTCTTTAAATTCAAACTCGGCAAGGTTGACAGTATCCAACACATTCACCAGTGCGGAAAATCGGCTCTTGGAAAAAGCAAGCACGATGTCGTTGAAACATCAGTCATtacctcctctcccaagAGCACCTTCCAGCGCACCCTCTCGCGCTCCCAGTGCTGTTTCACGCAAATCATTTCACAAGGTGTCTAAACACCCTAGAACCTCGTCATCCGATATCCCCAGCAGAGAAGATGTGGAATTACCGGAAGATCTGGCTTTGGTCCTCAAAGCGATAAATAGTGGGATACTGGAAGGACACTTGAAGTTGACCGCGGCATTAAGAAGGAGATATGATGAGCAGTACCCCCTTGTCAGAAGCCTGGCAGATATTTTCATCGCACATGTAAGTTTCCTTTTTGATAAGCTCCTGCTGACGTACAGTCGTACGTGTTACGAGAATACAGCATCTACGTCCTCCACCTCGAGAAAGCCTTACAACAAGTGACCCACGCCCTCTCCCACCCTAACCCTCCCCCACCCACCTCATTCTCCAAAGCCAAACGcgcctctttcccctccgcgcgatcctcttccgcccGCCATCCTAGCGCTCTGACAGCTTATCTCACCCACCTCGAATCCCTCGCACTCGCCTCTGGCTCACCAGGTTTACTCATCTCGCTGTCTAAACCTTTTCAACGGCTGCTCAAGTACCCGCTCATGTTCCAAAACCTATTATATCATACTGATCCTAGTTTGAAAGAGTACGAGAAGACAGCGGAGAtggt
The Cryptococcus neoformans var. neoformans JEC21 chromosome 8 sequence genome window above contains:
- a CDS encoding RNA polymerase II transcription factor, putative, which codes for MSFAAPDDRAYYNYSRAPGSAHGPGHESTSPDQRLPSSHGYNKGASAPNESPNQVYHPEMAGPPGSSHSYPPQPMTPLTGSSAYPPQHPPSGSYYLPPQQQQQQQSEQPIPSPPSSSNRPPSATGYTPDGQPIIPVGVSGGKMFRCRGYGDCDKVFTRSEHLARHVRKHTGERPFPCHCGKAFSRLDNLRQHAATVHAEQAQLNETMLASLAPIHAALSQRASREQRRRGEVVEVPKGAVERRRETRKAQAAQAAAAAQAAATNGHSQQNSPYAQYHESQWNAPPHPRPRTNGGYDYPYVPEHSLNDDAGPSRRPSSSAGYGYQQGYYDSARPPTAPGSGSSGESMSGLPYPYRPMSASGRELPVPAHYSESEPPAPAHGPPPQSPMYGNVPPAQQQPPNWSSPPGHGTYPPHDTAAYPPPPEGYYPPAHAAHGSYPPREDVYEYHPPGWQGQYPPAAANGGPYAQGYGTGAPPTAPPPHESPFQYNVPNPGAEGYPYQNYDSRKRRAEDDFGKDDRKHPRPSSSSNSQLPDSSTPAHANGAHGAPHPHPHPGAAPGNGAMDPPRPHDPNWLPATTERRGSLAISALLGSPPKAVRSRPSTADGGTAGAHGYESYHYDPHGQVSDDQQTDGDKEREEKGEVKKHGDKKKL